Proteins co-encoded in one Trueperella abortisuis genomic window:
- a CDS encoding AAA family ATPase, which translates to MTADFTRPGQNPAQPQGGYQPHPQGGYQPQPQGGNQVPGHSAESFRPPITQPAEEAPAQSDAAEKFRRIRVEIAKAIVGQDHAVTSVLIGLLCDGHVLLEGVPGTAKTLLVRSLAASLDLDAKRVQFTPDLMPGDLTGSLIYSSSTGEFSFRPGPVFTNLLIADEINRTPPKTQAALLEAMAERQVSVDGEPRTLADPFMVVATQNPVEYEGTYPLPEAQLDRFMLKTTLPLPPREVEVEILRRHAGDFDPADLRTANIEAVAGAEDVRRAREEVADVEVSTRVLDYIVDLVRATRVSPAVSLGVSPRGATALLHGSRAWAWLTGRSYVTPDDVKALAVPTLTHRIQLHAEAELDGVGPRSVIESILASVPVPR; encoded by the coding sequence ATGACCGCTGACTTCACGCGCCCGGGTCAGAACCCGGCCCAGCCCCAGGGCGGCTACCAGCCCCACCCCCAGGGCGGCTACCAACCCCAGCCCCAGGGCGGCAACCAGGTGCCGGGGCACAGTGCGGAGAGCTTCCGCCCGCCCATCACCCAGCCGGCCGAGGAAGCACCGGCACAGTCGGACGCGGCGGAGAAGTTCCGCAGGATCCGCGTCGAGATCGCCAAGGCGATCGTGGGCCAGGACCACGCGGTCACCTCGGTGCTCATCGGGCTCCTGTGCGATGGCCACGTGCTCCTCGAAGGCGTGCCCGGCACCGCGAAGACGCTGCTGGTTCGCTCGCTGGCCGCGTCCCTCGACCTGGACGCCAAGCGCGTCCAGTTCACCCCGGACCTCATGCCGGGCGACCTCACGGGTTCACTGATCTACAGCTCCTCCACCGGAGAATTCTCCTTCCGGCCTGGGCCGGTCTTCACAAACCTCCTCATCGCTGATGAAATCAACCGCACCCCGCCCAAGACCCAGGCGGCTCTCCTTGAGGCGATGGCCGAACGCCAGGTGTCGGTGGACGGCGAACCGCGCACGCTTGCCGATCCTTTCATGGTGGTCGCCACGCAAAACCCGGTCGAATATGAGGGCACCTATCCGCTCCCGGAGGCCCAGCTGGACCGTTTCATGCTCAAAACGACCCTGCCGCTGCCCCCGCGCGAGGTCGAGGTGGAGATCCTGCGCCGCCACGCCGGCGACTTCGATCCAGCCGACCTGCGCACCGCCAATATCGAGGCGGTCGCCGGCGCGGAGGACGTGCGCCGGGCGCGCGAGGAGGTGGCAGACGTTGAGGTGAGCACCCGGGTGCTGGACTACATCGTTGACCTCGTGCGCGCTACCCGCGTCTCGCCCGCCGTCTCCCTCGGCGTCTCGCCGCGCGGTGCCACCGCGCTCCTTCACGGATCGCGGGCGTGGGCGTGGCTGACTGGGCGTAGCTACGTCACGCCCGACGACGTCAAGGCTCTCGCCGTGCCCACCCTCACCCACCGCATCCAGTTGCATGCCGAGGCCGAACTCGACGGGGTCGGTCCCCGCTCGGTCATTGAGTCGATCCTCGCCTCGGTGCCGGTGCCGCGCTGA
- a CDS encoding DUF4350 domain-containing protein produces the protein MSVSPRKTSRSSLVLAIIALLAVAVIAFVDIPQEGEPYSPTSTAGDGTRALAQILGDHGVKVTQAGVAEAEDLAEADTTIVIDPNFSAPTEVTQALIETRATIVVLGNSFHAEDFGFDGYTNSFPPIPLAAACNDPDADEARGISPVSATFTPARTQDVLGCFPQLGGYGWVQLTSNPRISYIPDPAFLTNDYLADHGNAAFALRKLGTQPRLLWVGGDYWESQDQDTPQWAGLPSWFFPLLAGLALSAGWWAFYRGRRFGKLVAEPMPVIVPASEADAGRGQLYHRGRATAHAANSLRAGAISRVARGRLSPTSPRDVVVDVLAQASGRGPAEVDDLLYSRPITSDADLSRLADQLKEFEREINDR, from the coding sequence ATGAGCGTGAGCCCGCGCAAGACGTCTCGTAGTAGCCTCGTTCTGGCGATCATCGCCCTCCTCGCCGTCGCCGTCATCGCCTTCGTGGACATTCCCCAGGAGGGAGAACCATACTCGCCCACTTCCACGGCCGGCGACGGCACGCGCGCGCTCGCGCAGATCCTAGGCGATCATGGCGTCAAGGTCACGCAGGCGGGCGTCGCCGAGGCCGAGGATCTCGCGGAGGCCGACACCACGATCGTCATCGACCCCAATTTCTCCGCCCCCACCGAGGTGACCCAAGCCTTGATCGAAACCCGGGCGACCATCGTCGTCCTCGGGAACTCCTTCCACGCGGAGGACTTCGGCTTCGACGGTTACACGAACTCCTTCCCGCCAATCCCGCTTGCCGCGGCGTGCAACGATCCAGACGCCGACGAGGCGCGCGGGATCAGCCCGGTCTCGGCCACCTTCACGCCAGCCCGGACCCAGGACGTGCTCGGCTGCTTCCCTCAGCTCGGCGGCTACGGCTGGGTGCAACTCACCTCCAACCCGAGAATCTCCTACATCCCGGACCCGGCCTTTCTCACCAACGATTACCTCGCTGACCACGGTAACGCCGCCTTCGCCCTGCGCAAGCTCGGCACCCAGCCCCGACTGCTGTGGGTTGGGGGAGACTACTGGGAGAGCCAAGACCAGGACACGCCGCAGTGGGCGGGCCTGCCATCGTGGTTCTTCCCGCTCCTCGCCGGCCTCGCACTGAGTGCCGGCTGGTGGGCCTTCTACCGCGGGCGCCGCTTCGGCAAGCTCGTGGCCGAGCCCATGCCCGTCATCGTTCCTGCCTCGGAGGCCGACGCCGGGCGCGGCCAGCTCTACCACCGTGGGCGTGCCACCGCCCACGCCGCCAACTCGTTGCGCGCCGGCGCCATCTCCCGGGTAGCGCGCGGGCGCCTGAGTCCGACTTCGCCGCGCGACGTCGTCGTGGACGTACTCGCCCAGGCAAGCGGGCGCGGCCCGGCCGAGGTTGATGACCTCCTCTACTCCCGCCCCATCACATCCGACGCCGACCTGTCCAGGCTGGCAGACCAGCTCAAAGAATTCGAAAGGGAAATCAATGACCGCTGA
- a CDS encoding DUF4129 domain-containing protein gives MTFVPFTPDADTAQQLAQTELSKAMYDHSPNLLERFIQWIFERLTTVTSQLSPGEGGAGNLTVIVVLVLLVIAVIFFAVHHSRATSAPAARQRKQLFDDDRTAVVLFMAADRAEQVGDLDLAVVERFRAIMRLLDERDLIHAFPGMTAQEAAQEGSLKLGHVEAFSACAQLFDDVYYWHRHATAADLESTRELQYVVSSSEAVA, from the coding sequence GTGACCTTCGTTCCGTTCACCCCGGATGCGGACACCGCCCAGCAGCTGGCCCAGACCGAGCTGTCGAAGGCGATGTACGATCACTCTCCGAATCTGCTCGAACGATTCATCCAGTGGATCTTCGAGCGGCTCACCACCGTCACCAGTCAACTTTCCCCCGGCGAAGGCGGGGCGGGAAACCTCACCGTCATTGTCGTGCTTGTCCTCCTCGTCATCGCCGTCATCTTCTTCGCCGTCCATCATTCACGGGCAACCAGCGCGCCCGCCGCCCGGCAGCGCAAGCAGCTCTTCGATGACGACCGCACGGCGGTCGTTCTCTTCATGGCTGCCGACCGCGCCGAGCAGGTCGGCGATCTTGACCTCGCCGTCGTCGAACGTTTCCGCGCCATCATGCGCCTGCTCGATGAACGCGACCTCATCCATGCGTTTCCGGGCATGACAGCCCAAGAGGCCGCTCAGGAGGGCTCGCTTAAGCTCGGGCACGTGGAGGCGTTCTCTGCCTGCGCGCAACTGTTCGACGACGTCTACTACTGGCACCGCCACGCCACCGCCGCGGATCTCGAATCCACCCGCGAACTCCAATACGTGGTCTCCTCCAGCGAGGCGGTCGCATGA
- a CDS encoding glycerophosphoryl diester phosphodiesterase membrane domain-containing protein yields the protein MSTSDFPGPLYGQYGDDQPLIHQRTDPWRTVIPMHPLSVGETLDAAMRLLRFNPGPFIVFPIVVNLVVSAIDVLLALALGQSLSFDPGDVNNVYIFLSLFITFVANLLVIVAGTRVTLASVRGQKLSLSQTFALAKDGLGRIGLRMLGFALIAVVAITVAIFIFAIGFSTVIFAAFGSDSGAGFLIANLIVLVVAYIAFLFFAFYRFTVAPPAMVAEDLGPFEGLARSWRLTKGSLGYFLGMFVSLAIISIVLTTILGIVFTLTASTAFDPVTGSVSATMGTLGSIIFSLLMSALLVPISMAIINLIYVNMRMKRENFHQEFLYGAGAATQMGAGQVGGNAFDQGGYGQQAGYPQPGYGQNAFDQSYGQYGQTGGYNQTGDANGTQQSNPEGWDGRPQWYGDTEK from the coding sequence ATGTCGACATCCGATTTCCCAGGTCCTCTCTACGGCCAGTATGGCGACGATCAGCCTTTGATCCACCAGCGTACCGATCCATGGCGCACCGTCATTCCGATGCACCCGCTTTCGGTAGGCGAAACGCTCGACGCGGCCATGCGCCTTCTCCGTTTCAACCCCGGGCCTTTCATCGTGTTCCCGATCGTTGTCAACCTCGTCGTCTCCGCAATCGACGTGCTGCTGGCACTGGCGCTCGGGCAGTCGCTGTCCTTCGATCCGGGGGACGTGAACAACGTCTACATTTTCCTCAGCCTCTTCATTACCTTCGTCGCCAATCTCCTGGTGATTGTGGCGGGCACGCGGGTGACGTTGGCTTCCGTACGCGGGCAGAAGCTCAGCCTCTCCCAGACCTTCGCGCTCGCCAAGGATGGCCTGGGGCGGATCGGGTTGCGTATGCTCGGCTTTGCCCTGATCGCTGTCGTGGCGATCACGGTGGCAATCTTCATTTTCGCCATCGGGTTTAGCACGGTGATCTTCGCGGCCTTCGGTTCGGATTCGGGGGCGGGATTCCTCATCGCCAACTTGATCGTGCTGGTGGTCGCCTACATCGCCTTCCTGTTCTTCGCCTTCTACCGTTTCACCGTGGCCCCGCCCGCCATGGTAGCCGAGGATCTCGGCCCGTTCGAGGGCCTGGCACGCTCCTGGAGGCTGACCAAGGGGTCGCTGGGCTACTTCCTGGGCATGTTCGTCTCGCTCGCCATCATCTCCATCGTCCTGACCACAATCCTCGGCATCGTCTTCACGCTGACTGCCAGCACCGCTTTTGATCCAGTCACGGGCAGCGTCAGCGCCACGATGGGCACGCTGGGTTCCATTATTTTCTCCCTGCTGATGTCGGCCCTTCTGGTGCCCATTTCGATGGCGATCATCAACCTTATCTACGTCAACATGCGCATGAAGCGGGAGAACTTCCACCAGGAATTCCTCTATGGGGCTGGGGCAGCCACTCAGATGGGCGCGGGCCAGGTGGGCGGCAACGCTTTCGACCAGGGCGGGTATGGTCAGCAAGCCGGATACCCGCAGCCGGGCTACGGGCAAAATGCCTTCGACCAGAGCTACGGCCAGTACGGCCAGACGGGCGGCTACAACCAGACGGGCGACGCCAACGGCACACAGCAGTCGAACCCCGAGGGCTGGGACGGCCGCCCGCAGTGGTACGGAGACACCGAGAAGTGA
- the mtrA gene encoding MtrAB system response regulator MtrA: MATRILVVDDDPAISEMVAILLETEGYVVSACAHGDSVLPLFRAEHPDLILLDVMLPGMDGVSVARALRDESDVPIIMMSAKTDSVDVIAGLEAGADDYVTKPFENSVLLARVKACLRRQEPESETLKIADLSIDLKAHEVRRDGKPLHLTPLEFDLLSVLARKPFQVFTREELLEQVWGYRHPSDTRLVNVHIQRLRSKVEKDPENPEVVLTVRGVGYRAGTTSR; encoded by the coding sequence ATGGCAACGCGCATTCTAGTGGTTGATGACGATCCCGCGATCTCGGAGATGGTGGCGATCCTGCTGGAAACCGAGGGCTACGTCGTGTCAGCATGCGCCCACGGCGATTCCGTCCTACCCCTATTCCGGGCAGAGCACCCGGACCTCATCCTCCTTGACGTCATGCTTCCGGGCATGGACGGCGTGTCGGTGGCTCGCGCGCTGCGCGACGAGTCGGACGTACCGATCATCATGATGAGCGCCAAGACGGACTCGGTGGACGTCATCGCGGGCCTCGAGGCCGGCGCGGACGACTACGTGACCAAGCCCTTCGAAAACTCCGTGCTGCTCGCGCGCGTCAAGGCATGCCTGCGCCGCCAAGAGCCCGAGTCGGAGACGCTGAAGATTGCCGACCTGTCGATCGACCTCAAGGCGCACGAGGTACGCCGTGACGGCAAGCCGCTTCACTTGACCCCGCTCGAGTTTGATTTGCTTTCTGTGCTCGCCCGCAAACCCTTCCAGGTCTTCACCCGTGAGGAGCTCCTCGAACAGGTGTGGGGCTACCGTCACCCCTCGGATACGCGCCTGGTCAACGTCCATATCCAGCGCCTGCGCTCGAAGGTCGAAAAGGACCCGGAGAACCCTGAGGTTGTCCTCACCGTTCGTGGCGTGGGCTACCGCGCCGGGACCACGAGCCGGTGA
- the mtrB gene encoding MtrAB system histidine kinase MtrB, whose translation MSAQVSERISASVRRLDYIRERWYSSLSLRVVSLIVLAGIGGIIIMGMAISSQVRSSVFDNAVTTNVEQFSTDVQLAQDRFTASAPTAGRSQEVANQLVSSMYDPSRGLLGAVLIRTPNQEALPTQIFEPATASATQVRSLVSDELRQMVTAGGQIGWQSVSVPSDKRSIPGIVVGTTIDIRGSGSYELYAAYSLDSQQSLIDTTVKVMWISIAILLTILGAVSWGVTRWVLTPVRAASQGARQLADGEFDTRMEVRGSDEIAQLAESFNQMAESLETQFTQMERISKVQTEFVSAVSHELRSPVTTVRMAGQLIYDHREELPSGLKRAAELQYNQLLNLDATLADLLEISRYDAGGMTLATEPADVGSLVADVIEAADPLAVSNGVKVTYEATGDTMAEIEPRRVRRVARNLLVNALEHAEGNPVNVVVAANDTAVAVRVQDHGVGMSPEQISHVFDRFWRADSSRVRKSGGTGLGLTIAREDAQIHGGTIEVAGELGVGSTFLFTLPKVPHDSFVAPLALEAPQPLPEEDAPEVPEQTANGPFDVVVEDDPDAAAELRLDVKSQEES comes from the coding sequence GTGAGCGCGCAAGTTAGCGAGCGCATCTCCGCATCCGTCCGGCGCCTCGATTACATCCGTGAGCGCTGGTATTCCTCGCTCAGCCTTCGCGTGGTATCGCTTATCGTGTTGGCAGGAATCGGCGGCATTATCATCATGGGCATGGCGATCTCGAGCCAGGTGCGTTCTTCAGTGTTTGATAACGCGGTCACGACGAACGTGGAGCAGTTTTCCACCGACGTCCAGCTTGCCCAGGATCGCTTTACCGCTTCGGCTCCGACGGCGGGTCGTTCCCAAGAGGTGGCCAACCAGTTGGTGTCCTCGATGTATGACCCCTCCCGCGGCCTGCTGGGCGCGGTGCTGATCCGGACGCCGAATCAGGAGGCGTTGCCCACCCAGATCTTTGAACCGGCTACGGCGTCGGCCACCCAGGTGCGATCGCTGGTCTCGGATGAGCTTCGTCAGATGGTGACGGCGGGTGGGCAGATCGGCTGGCAGTCGGTGAGCGTCCCCTCCGATAAGCGGTCGATTCCCGGCATCGTGGTGGGCACGACGATCGACATCCGCGGCTCCGGTAGCTACGAGCTGTACGCCGCATACTCCCTAGACAGCCAGCAGTCCCTCATCGACACCACCGTGAAAGTGATGTGGATTTCGATAGCCATCCTCCTCACGATCCTCGGCGCGGTGAGCTGGGGGGTGACCCGCTGGGTGCTGACCCCGGTGCGGGCGGCATCGCAGGGCGCCCGCCAGCTGGCGGACGGTGAGTTCGACACCCGGATGGAGGTGCGCGGCTCGGACGAGATCGCGCAGCTGGCGGAGTCCTTTAACCAGATGGCCGAGTCGCTCGAGACGCAGTTTACTCAGATGGAGCGCATTTCCAAGGTGCAAACCGAGTTCGTCTCGGCCGTGTCCCACGAGCTTCGCTCCCCGGTGACCACTGTCCGCATGGCCGGCCAGCTTATCTACGACCACCGCGAGGAACTGCCGAGCGGGCTCAAGCGCGCGGCCGAGTTGCAGTACAACCAGCTACTCAACCTCGACGCCACGCTTGCCGACCTGCTCGAAATCTCCCGCTACGACGCCGGCGGCATGACCCTCGCCACCGAGCCCGCCGACGTCGGCTCGCTCGTTGCGGACGTCATCGAGGCGGCCGATCCGCTCGCCGTCTCCAACGGGGTGAAGGTCACCTACGAGGCTACGGGCGACACGATGGCCGAGATCGAGCCACGACGCGTTCGGCGAGTCGCCCGTAACCTGCTGGTCAACGCGCTTGAGCATGCGGAGGGCAACCCGGTCAACGTCGTCGTGGCAGCGAACGACACGGCGGTGGCTGTGCGGGTCCAGGACCACGGGGTGGGGATGTCGCCCGAGCAGATCAGCCACGTCTTCGACCGATTCTGGCGGGCCGACTCCTCCCGCGTGCGCAAGTCCGGCGGCACCGGCCTGGGGCTCACGATTGCCCGCGAGGACGCCCAGATCCATGGCGGCACCATCGAGGTGGCCGGCGAACTAGGTGTGGGGTCCACCTTCCTCTTCACCCTGCCCAAGGTGCCCCACGACAGCTTCGTCGCGCCGCTCGCTCTCGAGGCGCCCCAGCCGTTGCCGGAGGAAGACGCCCCGGAGGTCCCGGAGCAGACGGCGAATGGCCCGTTCGACGTCGTCGTCGAAGACGATCCCGACGCCGCGGCTGAGCTTCGCCTGGATGTCAAGAGTCAGGAGGAGTCGTGA
- a CDS encoding LpqB family beta-propeller domain-containing protein codes for MKKLAIVLVMLVLAGCASLPTSGAPQQVERPSNASGAVVLDPQGPTPGSTPEALVSDFLRAAAAGLSGDFSVARQFLTPEAAARWNPSTEVRIYQDAQNPSISSTRTGAIRVSAAALATLDENGRYTEAAPDAILNSEFSLTRDAKGEWRIAVLDQGVVVPSSVFASLYSETTIYFLTPDRGALVPEARWYLTATQATSAVQALLQGPSSWLSPAAHSAIPSEASLTQRGVRVTDGVAQVDLSSEVASMAASDMMAMEAQISGTLLNLPGIQDVKLTSGGAELEFPSKIDLSPYPYATYTLAGLANGSPATVSGGEVSVEGSGGSLGLTMLATSYNEPVTRGAALGNGGKGLYSVFFDGSAPVQIASGNKLVGPSIDSRGWVWSGEAASKGELIAVDLASGDSKRLSVPYLQGLNVRSLAVSREGSRMAIVTDQKGEVQLNAVSILRDASGTPIEIGAPVRFGQSLVDITDVAWVSEVRLAAVGRQSTSSTSSIHVVGIGTPTTSLAAVDNVVNLTAGRGTDTIVIQDDTNRLFSYDGAGWRLIAEGVASPALPG; via the coding sequence GTGAAGAAGCTGGCGATCGTCCTCGTGATGCTCGTCTTGGCGGGCTGTGCCAGCCTGCCAACCTCGGGCGCGCCGCAGCAAGTTGAGCGACCCTCCAACGCCAGCGGCGCCGTGGTGCTCGACCCGCAGGGGCCCACGCCGGGATCGACGCCGGAGGCACTCGTGTCGGACTTCTTGCGGGCCGCGGCCGCGGGCCTGTCCGGCGACTTCTCGGTGGCCCGCCAGTTCCTCACCCCCGAGGCCGCAGCGCGCTGGAATCCGAGCACCGAGGTCCGCATCTACCAGGACGCCCAGAATCCGTCGATCTCCTCCACCCGCACGGGAGCGATCCGGGTCAGCGCCGCGGCGCTCGCCACTTTGGACGAAAACGGGCGTTACACCGAGGCCGCGCCGGACGCCATCCTCAACTCCGAATTCTCCCTCACGCGTGACGCGAAGGGAGAGTGGCGCATCGCCGTCCTCGACCAGGGCGTGGTGGTGCCCAGTTCGGTCTTCGCTTCCCTGTACAGCGAGACGACCATCTACTTCCTTACCCCGGACCGCGGCGCCCTCGTCCCCGAGGCCCGCTGGTACCTGACCGCCACCCAGGCCACGAGCGCGGTCCAGGCGCTCCTGCAGGGACCGTCGTCGTGGCTCTCGCCGGCCGCACACTCGGCCATCCCCTCCGAGGCGAGCCTCACCCAGCGCGGCGTTCGCGTCACCGACGGCGTGGCACAGGTCGACCTGAGCTCCGAGGTCGCCTCCATGGCGGCGTCGGACATGATGGCCATGGAGGCGCAGATCTCCGGGACGCTCCTCAACCTTCCCGGTATCCAGGACGTCAAGCTGACCTCGGGAGGCGCCGAGCTTGAGTTCCCCTCCAAGATCGACCTCAGCCCCTACCCTTACGCCACCTACACACTCGCCGGCCTAGCAAACGGTTCACCCGCCACCGTCAGTGGCGGCGAGGTGAGCGTGGAGGGCTCCGGCGGAAGCCTCGGGCTCACGATGCTCGCCACCTCCTACAACGAGCCCGTCACCAGGGGCGCCGCGCTCGGCAACGGCGGGAAGGGCCTGTACTCCGTCTTCTTCGACGGTTCGGCGCCGGTGCAGATCGCCAGCGGGAACAAGCTGGTGGGGCCCTCGATCGATTCACGCGGCTGGGTGTGGTCCGGCGAGGCGGCCTCGAAGGGCGAGCTGATCGCGGTCGACCTTGCCTCGGGGGACTCGAAACGTCTCTCCGTGCCCTACCTGCAGGGGCTCAATGTTCGCAGCCTGGCCGTCTCGCGTGAGGGTTCACGGATGGCGATCGTCACCGACCAAAAGGGTGAGGTTCAGCTGAACGCAGTTTCCATCCTGCGCGACGCCAGCGGCACCCCCATCGAGATCGGCGCGCCGGTGCGCTTCGGACAGTCGCTCGTGGATATCACGGACGTGGCGTGGGTCAGCGAGGTGCGCCTCGCAGCAGTGGGGCGGCAGTCGACGTCGTCAACCAGCTCCATCCACGTGGTCGGCATTGGCACCCCGACGACGTCGCTCGCGGCCGTCGACAACGTGGTGAACCTGACGGCCGGGCGCGGCACTGACACGATCGTCATACAGGACGACACGAATCGGCTGTTCTCCTACGACGGCGCGGGCTGGCGGCTCATCGCCGAGGGGGTTGCTTCCCCCGCGCTCCCGGGCTGA
- a CDS encoding ComF family protein yields the protein MQRLEEQWNEFLDLLYPRWCAGCGQWDEDLCPRCRAEFSGWEDVTEHLPYLSRAGEEHAEFPVFALASYTGAAAGAIVAWKNMADRRMDRAFSEVVRAHPPPELAATLVVPAPSVRHRARQGRFVAGVIARAVAQMYGVEVANVLRRRREPRGLGDLWPGVRGRASLRARGAKSRAITAVTANLEGADVILVDDVVTTGATLAGASRAVKSRSGTVRGAFVLAAAKDPRDLRARGHTEPFRAV from the coding sequence ATGCAACGGCTAGAAGAACAATGGAACGAATTCCTCGACCTGCTCTACCCGCGCTGGTGTGCCGGCTGTGGGCAGTGGGACGAAGACCTGTGCCCGCGCTGCCGCGCGGAGTTTTCCGGGTGGGAAGACGTGACGGAGCACCTGCCCTACCTCAGCCGCGCAGGCGAGGAGCACGCCGAATTCCCGGTCTTTGCGCTCGCGAGCTACACGGGCGCGGCGGCGGGTGCGATCGTGGCGTGGAAGAACATGGCCGATCGCCGAATGGACCGTGCCTTTAGCGAGGTGGTTCGAGCCCATCCACCGCCCGAGCTGGCCGCCACGCTGGTCGTGCCCGCGCCCTCTGTGCGGCACCGCGCCCGCCAGGGCCGATTCGTGGCAGGAGTGATTGCGCGGGCGGTGGCGCAGATGTACGGCGTCGAGGTGGCAAACGTGCTGCGGCGTCGCCGGGAGCCGCGCGGGCTGGGGGACCTTTGGCCTGGCGTTCGTGGGCGTGCCTCGCTGCGCGCCCGCGGGGCCAAATCCCGCGCGATCACGGCCGTGACGGCGAACCTGGAGGGCGCGGACGTGATCCTGGTCGACGACGTCGTGACCACCGGCGCCACGCTGGCGGGGGCTTCGCGCGCAGTGAAATCGCGTTCAGGCACGGTACGCGGCGCTTTCGTGCTCGCGGCGGCAAAAGATCCCCGCGATTTACGTGCAAGAGGTCACACCGAGCCCTTTCGGGCCGTATAA
- the hpf gene encoding ribosome hibernation-promoting factor, HPF/YfiA family yields MEIVVTGRNTEVQSRFRAHVEEKLAKIEQYAPYAQRVEVEVTHESNPSQVETSERIEITVRDKGPVVRAEASASDRFGALDLAAQKLFERLRRRHEKKKNRRKGERRDEVVRDLPVDELLAKPAKEEPAEPTHPSSVGEAVESQLGDSPAVVRQKLYEAKPMSVEQAIDEMELVGHPFYLFIDEETKQPCAAYRRRGWTYGVIRLNATTGEYGPAADA; encoded by the coding sequence ATGGAAATCGTCGTCACCGGTAGAAACACCGAGGTGCAGAGTAGGTTCCGCGCGCATGTGGAGGAAAAGCTCGCGAAGATCGAGCAGTACGCTCCCTACGCGCAGCGCGTCGAGGTGGAGGTCACGCACGAATCGAACCCGTCCCAGGTGGAGACATCCGAGCGGATTGAGATCACCGTTCGGGATAAAGGACCGGTGGTCCGCGCTGAAGCCTCGGCATCCGACCGTTTCGGAGCTCTTGACTTGGCGGCACAGAAGCTCTTCGAGCGGTTGCGCCGCCGGCACGAAAAGAAGAAGAACCGCCGCAAGGGCGAGCGTCGCGACGAAGTCGTCCGCGACCTGCCGGTGGACGAACTGCTGGCCAAGCCAGCGAAGGAGGAGCCTGCTGAGCCCACGCACCCCAGCTCGGTGGGCGAGGCAGTCGAAAGCCAGCTCGGTGATTCGCCCGCTGTCGTGCGCCAGAAGCTGTATGAGGCCAAGCCCATGTCGGTGGAGCAGGCCATTGATGAAATGGAGCTCGTGGGTCACCCCTTCTACCTCTTCATTGACGAAGAGACGAAGCAGCCTTGCGCGGCTTACCGCCGTCGTGGCTGGACCTACGGCGTGATCAGGCTCAATGCCACCACCGGCGAATACGGTCCGGCAGCCGACGCCTAG